The proteins below are encoded in one region of Triticum aestivum cultivar Chinese Spring chromosome 1B, IWGSC CS RefSeq v2.1, whole genome shotgun sequence:
- the LOC123127976 gene encoding uncharacterized protein encodes MASTLAPPRRHHPPPPSTRTSPGRLLHLSRSAVPARRVQLGRASTVSPRAFFGRADLDGLLQRAWRGANAGAERLSFEARQAAQRLDGRYSISRRVAEAARAARERAAEIDAELGVGRRWRSFSVDFSRSWPRYRRELSDFLATPIGRALSTLTFVWLALSGWLFRIFIFSTFVLPFAAPLLLGTFANRVAIEGSCPACKRRFVGYRNQVIRCMNCQNIVWQPNSRSSGGGGGGGSRSSGPDYIDVEFEEK; translated from the exons ATGGCGTCCACGCTCGCACCTCCTCGGCGGCATCACCCCCCACCGCCGTCGACCCGGACcagccccggccgcctcctccacctctcGCGCTCCGCTGTTCCTGCTCGCCGTGTTCAGCTCGGGCGGGCCTCGACGGTGTCCCCTCGCGCCTTCTTCGGCCGCGCCGACCTCGACGGCCTTCTGCAGCGCGCTTGGCGGGGCGCCAACGCGGGGGCCGAGCGCCTCTCCTTCGAGGCGCGACAGGCCGCGCAGCGCCTGGACGGGAGGTACTCGATCTCGCGCCGCGTGGCCGAGGCCGCGCGCGCGGCGCGGGAACGAGCCGCTGAGATCGACGCGGAGCTCGGCGTCGGCCGGCGATGGCGGTCCTTCTCCGTCGACTTCTCCCGCAGCTGGCCTAGA TATCGGAGGGAGCTGAGTGACTTCCTGGCGACTCCTATCGGGAGAGCCTTGTCT ACACTTACTTTCGTGTGGCTTGCACTGTCGGGGTGGCTCTTCAGAATTTTCATTTTCAGTACATTCGTGCTACCATTTGCAGCCCCTCTTCTCCTTGGGACCTTTGCTAACAGGGTTGCTATTGAG GGATCGTGCCCAGCATGTAAAAGGCGGTTCGTGGGCTACCGCAACCAGGTGATCCGGTGCATGAATTGCCAAAACATTGTGTGGCAGCCAAACAGCAGGTCCtcgggaggcggtggcggtggtggttcaAGAAGCTCAGGGCCTGATTACATCGACGTGGAGTTCGAGGAAAAGTGA